The following coding sequences lie in one Fusarium poae strain DAOMC 252244 chromosome 1, whole genome shotgun sequence genomic window:
- a CDS encoding hypothetical protein (TransMembrane:1 (o142-161i)~BUSCO:49502at5125): protein MTGATGLKGSIWATGGRSRLQNAVPSARASSQPSSRPTPPPASASAPLPSSISTPAPLSGSVSPPAPLKGSISATTPLPSSIPSSTRLTSSQAFHRFEQACQRLRWRFIDLKNSYERALHPEKFGFTVGDAERNFKVDFHEFYVWIEQAIVLLLLVFDIGIPHQRFAGGKKQQHRYHEEVINALEEVSCPLYEALGSGEVNMALRKAKELRNRWKDAGEGKETPPLKMYDLTWLVGQILAGLEVGYGIGAKKVEKDNQGRSWADDFDDEMGMAVDDEWDWMVDPMEWESVS, encoded by the coding sequence atgacaGGCGCGACAGGCCTCAAAGGCTCCATCTGGGCTACGGGAGGTCGTTCTCGCCTTCAAAACGCTGTCCCCTCAGCACGTGCCTCGTCGCAACCTTCATCGCGACCAACACCCCCGCCAGCATCTGCCTCAGCGCCTTTACCAAGCTCAATTTCAACTCCAGCGCCTTTATCAGGCTCGGTTTCACCCCCAGCGCCCTTGAAGGGCTCGATTTCAGCTACGACACCTTTGCCAAGCTCAATTCCAAGTTCGACACGCTTAACTTCGTCGCAAGCTTTCCACCGCTTTGAACAGGCCTGCCAGAGGCTGCGATGGAGGTTCATTGATCTGAAGAACTCGTATGAGCGTGCGCTGCATCCGGAAAAGTTTGGATTCACGGTGGGCGACGCTGAGAGAAACTTCAAGGTGGATTTTCACGAATTCTATGTATGGATTGAGCAAGCGAttgtccttctcctcctcgtctTTGACATTGGAATTCCGCACCAAAGGTTTGCTGGGGGGAAGAAACAACAGCACCGGTATCACGAGGAGGTTATCAACGCCTTGGAAGAGGTGTCATGTCCTCTATACGAGGCACTGGGAAGTGGAGAAGTGAATATGGCGCTGCGGAAAGCCAAGGAGCTGAGGAATAGGTGGAAGGATGCTGGGGAAGGGAAAGAGACACCGCCTCTCAAGATGTATGACCTAACCTGGCTTGTGGGACAGATACTGGCTGGTTTGGAGGTTGGATATGGTATTGGCGCTAAAAAGGTTGAAAAGGATAACCAGGGGAGGTCGTGGGctgatgactttgatgatgagatgggCATGGCTGTGGATGATGAATGGGATTGGATGGTTGATCCTATGGAATGGGAGAGTGTAAGCTAG
- a CDS encoding hypothetical protein (BUSCO:10825at5125), producing MEDNSSLRTSKMSRLPAPSSLSMSIGGGGLTEWSESQHNARIASTASSLSALKNLKREIPQPAAQSDPKRKPLSERALEYSSKPTSYASGAAAARSGVRPQSLAGMSSGVSHKLSEIAPVWRVRITLRPHLLDILEPTPRSKSGDKPLLLKLNDVHVILLPYRLLKQPSTTQSRLGAATSMGFNKATQNGRYGTTTTTTTRINGTNGVNGRPTHTRSKSQAPRPRTAHAIREEERQEPPANNAWDVGGRVVDMESQFKELKEMVNTTLIERKGHDDALELAKKRVKELESDREKLDMRNDALKSDLDSAREEGRQIRHEMDKQKWEFERQMEDQERKHREKIDDISRQHRTASEELRRELDRLKEEQTKDHEQKIESLTRLYHQELSEERQKKDREIQELRTRMGNDHQDMGVAIQRKDRELQEANSMVENLRGDLQRERTLKSTLQTSIAELSAANTTLEAKINSLKSHVEFLESDNKAQSDSFANMEARLQEALRVAEEAQTKLIKEETERRVLFNKYQELKGNIRVMCRVRPPLGNGEGEEAKMSFPDDKTSSEIVLAGPEEKSSLGQITRKNYPFEFDRVFVPGTQNQEIFGEISQLVQSALDGYNVCIFCYGQTGSGKTHTMSSSDGMIPRATHMIYDTITKLKEKSWEYTMEGSFVEVYNEELNDLLTPNDRAAARKLEIRHDEIRKQTTITNCQSVRLDSPSSVEMMLEEAQNNRSVAATKANERSSRSHSIFILKLIGENSATGERCEGTLNLVDLAGSERLKHSQAEGDRMKETQNINKSLSCLGDVIEALGRGSGHIPYRNSKLTHLLQYSLGGNSKTLMFVMVSPLETHLKETLTSLRFATKVHNTHIGTAKATKKVRDST from the exons ATGGAGGACAACTCA TCACTACGAACCTCCAAAATGAGTCGGCTCCCCGCACCTTCTTCGCTGTCCATGTCGATAGGAGGGGGAGGCCTTACGGAATGGAGCGAGTCGCAACACAACGCTCGCATTGCTTCCACTGCGAGCTCGCTATCGGCCCTCAAAAACCTGAAGCGCGAGATCCCTCAACCAG CCGCGCAATCTGATCCCAAGCGCAAACCGCTTTCCGAACGCGCTCTCGAGTATTCTTCCAAACCGACATCATATGCCTCTGGCGCAGCGGCTGCACGATCAGGTGTGCGACCTCAGAGTCTAGCGGGCATGTCTTCCGGGGTAAGTCACAAACTTTCTGAGATTGCACCAGTTTGGCGTGTCAGAATCACCCTTCGACCGCACTTACTCGACATTCTTGAACCGACACCACGAAGCAAGTCTGGAGACAAGCCTTTGCTCCTGAAACTGAACGATGTCCACGTTATCCTCCTTCCTTATCGACTG CTCAAGCAACCCTCAACCACTCAGTCACGACTCGGCGCAGCTACATCGATGGGCTTTAACAAGGCCACCCAGAACGGACGATATGGCacgacaacgacaacgacTACACGAATTAACGGAACTAATGGAGTCAATGGCCGTCCTACGCATACCCGATCGAAGAGCCAAGCACCTCGTCCACGAACAGCGCATGCTATCCGCGAAGAAGAACGACAAGAGCCTCCAGCAAATAATG CATGGGACGTTGGCGGTCGAGTCGTGGACATGGAATCCCAATTCAAAGAACTCAAGGAGATGGTCAACACCACTCTTATTGAGCGAAAGGGTCATGACGATGCCCTCGAGCTAGCAAAGAAGCGAG TGAAAGAGTTGGAGAGTGATAGggagaagctcgatatgAGGAACGACGCCTTGAAATCAGATCTCGACTCGGCAAGAGAGGAGGGACGCCAAATCCGACACGAAATGGACAAGCAAAAGTGGGAATTCGAACGACAAATGGAGGATCAGGAACGAAAGCATAGAGAAAAGATTGATGACATATCACGACAGCATAGAACAGCATCCGAAGAACTCAGGCGGGAATTGGACCGACTAAAAGAGGAACAGACAAAAGACCACGAGCAAAAGATTGAAAGCTTGACAAGGCTCTACCATCAGGAATTGTCAGAGGAGAGACAAAAGAAGGACCGCGAGATCCAAGAACTACGAACCCGAATGGGCAACGACCACCAGGATATGGGCGTCGCCATACAAAGAAAGGACCGTGAGCTTCAAGAAGCCAACTCCATGGTGGAAAATCTAAGAGGAGATCTCCAGCGGGAACGCACCTTGAAGAGCACTCTTCAAACGAGCATCGCCGAACTTTCAGCAGCCAATACGACACTAGAAGCCAAGATCAACTCGCTCAAGTCACACGTCGAATTCCTCGAATCGGATAACAAGGCCCAGTCGGACTCATTTGCCAACATGGAGGCACGTCTTCAAGAAGCCCTCCGTGTAGCCGAAGAGGCCCAGACCAAGCTCATCAAAGAGGAGACTGAACGACGAGTTCTTTTCAACAAGTACCAAGAGCTCAAAGGCAACATTCGAGTCATGTGCCGTGTGCGACCGCCTCTGGGTAACggagagggagaggaggCCAAGATGTCGTTCCCTGATGACAAGACATCTTCTGAGATTGTTCTGGCTGGCCCTGAAGAGAAAAGCAGCTTGGGACAGATCACACGGAAGAATTACCCCTTCGAGTTCGATCGTGTCTTTGTTCCTGGTACTCAGAACCAAGAGATTTTCGGTGAGATCTCTCAGTTGGTTCAAAGCGCACTTGATGGATACAACGTATGCATCTTCTGTTATGGCCAAACGGGCTCTGGAAAGACACATACCATGTCTTCTAGCGATGGTATGATCCCGCGTGCCACCCATATGATCTAcgacaccatcaccaagctcaaggagaagTCCTGGGAGTACACCATGGAGGGTTCGTTTGTTGAGGTGTACAACGAAGAGCTCAACGACCTGTTGACACCTAATGATCGAGCTGCGGCAAGAAAGTTGGAGATTCGTCATGACGAAATTCGCAAGCAGACGACAATCACGAACTGCCAGTCAGTACGTCTTGACAGTCCATCCAGTGTAGAAATGATGCTTGAGGAGGCACAGAACAATCGATCCGTAGCCGCCACTAAGGCCAACGAGCGATCGTCTCGATCTCACAGCATCTTTATCCTCAAGTTGATTGGAGAGAATTCTGCCACTGGAGAACGATGCGAGGGTACACTGAACCTCGTTGATTTGGCGGGTTCCGAGCGTCTCAAGCACTCACAGGCTGAGGGTGACCGTATGAAGGAAACCCAAAACATCAACAAGAGTCTGAGCTGCTTGGGCGATGTTATCGAGGCTCTTGGACGAGGATCAGGTCATATTCCATACCGCAATTCCAAGTTGACCCACTTGCTACAATACAGCTTGGGAGGCAACAGCAAGACTCTGATGTTTGTCATGGTTTCGCCACTCGAGACACATCTGAAGGAAACATTGACAAGTCTTCGATTTGCGACAAAA GTGCACAACACTCATATTGGTACGGCCAAGGCGACCAAAAAGGTGCGCGATTCAACATAG
- a CDS encoding hypothetical protein (TransMembrane:2 (i12-37o43-63i)~BUSCO:43418at5125): MEKYSQFRDRATGIAPFLPVSTPISAVAIFTHATLFLFRLPFFIAYFVGYFLFFHFLPLPVIFRKVALWGLMAIPGIWWIDLQLDGVKRGTLADQPRERFPHPGSVIAVNFSSPIDAIYLAAIFDPIFTISYPDTRRVQRVSLLGAVLAALSPVRTAPPANAKLVEIKDILASNPGQIVAVFPECGTTNGKAILPFSPSILQTPADVHIFPVSIRYTPSDVTTPVPGKWFRFLWDLLSRPTTCIRVRIAEGQINTSAAKVNGVSHSAPTELRQRNDVSAGVSADEQRVLDRVGEALARLSRVKRVGLTMKDKASFVDALNSKK, encoded by the exons ATGGAAAAATACAGTCAATTTCGCGATCGAG CCACGGGTATTGCGCCCTTCCTTCCCGTCTCGACACCCATTTCAGCGGTCGCGATATTCACCCACGCCACGCTCTTCCTCTTCCGCCTCCCATTCTTCATCGCCTATTTCGTCGGCtactttctcttctttcacttCCTCCCACTGCCCGTTATCTTTAGAAAAGTTGCCCTTTGGGGATTGATGGCCATACCGGGAATCTGGTGGATTGACCTGCAGCTAGACGGCGTCAAACGTGGCACTTTGGCGGACCAGCCCCGCGAGCGCTTCCCTCACCCCGGTTCAGTTATTGCTGTCAACTTCTCGAGTCCGATAGATGCGATCTACCTCGCCGCCATCTTCGATCCCATCTTTACAATCTCGTATCCTGATACCCGTCGTGTCCAGCGTGTTAGCTTGCTGGGCGCTGTTCTGGCAGCTCTCTCGCCCGTACGAACTGCTCCTCCTGCGAACGCCAAACTAGTCGAAATCAAGGACATTTTGGCTAGTAACCCAGGGCAAATTGTGGCCGTTTTCCCTGAGTGCGGAACGACCAACGGAAAAGCCATTCTGCCTTTTAGCCCGAGTATCCTTCAAACACCAGCCGATGTTCACATTTTCCCCGTGAGTATTCGATACACACCCTCCGACGTCACGACTCCCGTGCCTGGCAAGTGGTTCCGGTTCCTGTGGGATCTCCTTTCTCGACCAACAACATGTATCCGTGTGCGTATCGCTGAGGGTCAGATCAACACATCTGCCGCAAAGGTCAACGGTGTCTCACATTCTGCCCCCACTGAGCTGCGCCAACGTAACGATGTGAGCGCCGGCGTTTCTGCGGATGAACAGCGTGTTCTTGACCGCGTGGGTGAAGCTTTGGCCAGGCTTAGTCGGGTCAAGCGAGTCGGCCTCACAATGAAGGACAAGGCGTCCTTTGTTGACGCACTGAACAGCAAGAAATGA
- a CDS encoding hypothetical protein (BUSCO:13543at5125), whose amino-acid sequence MLSRSLLRSRAVGAFPIPRSHGRFLSTTAIRADDKLNKISSNITQPKAQGASQAMLYATGLSEDDMNKAQVGISSVWYEGNPCNMHLMDLSAHVKESVAKAGLIPYRFNTIGVSDGISMGTTGMRYSLQSREIIADSIETVMNGQWYDANVSLPGCDKNMPGVAIAMGRVNRPSIMVYGGTIKPGCTKQGDSIDIISAFQAYGQYLTGEITEAQRFDIIRNACPGGGACGGMYTANTMATAIETLGLTLPGSSSSPAEDPSKVAECEAVGPAIRNILKEDIRPRDIMTRQAFENAMIVTTILGGSTNAVLHLIAIADSVGIKLDIEDFQKVSDRTPFLADLKPSGKWVMADMHKIGGTPALLKFLLKEGIIDGSGITVTGKTMKQNVEDLPGFPEDQTIIRPLSNPIKPTGHIQILRGSLAPGGCVGKITGKEGLRFEGKARVYDSEPAFISSLEAGEIKKGEKTVVIIRYDGPKGGPGMPEMLKPSSAIMGAGLGQDVALLTDGRFSGGSHGFIIGHIVPEAMEGGPIALVEDGDTIVIDAESRAIDLVVPEEEVARRRKAWKAPPPRYTKGTLSKYAQLVRDASEGCVTDSGLKN is encoded by the exons GCTTTCCCGGTCACTACTGCGCTCCAGAGCTGTGGGAGCTTTCCCCATCCCCAGAAGCCATGG CCGCTTCCTGTCCACCACCGCCATCCGCGCcgatgacaagctcaacaagATCTCCTCCAACATCACCCAGCCCAAGGCACAGGGTGCCTCCCAGGCTATGCTCTACGCCACCGGCCTTTCTGAGGATGACATGAACAAGGCTCAGGTTGGTATCTCGTCCGTATGGTACGAGGGAAACCCTTGCAACATGCACCTTATGGACCTCTCTGCCCATGTCAAGGAGTCTGTTGCCAAGGCTGGTCTCATTCCCTACCGATTCAACACCATCGGTGTCTCTGATGGTATCTCCATGGGTACCACCGGTATGCGATACTCCCTCCAGAGCCGAGAGATTATCGCCGATAGTATCGAGACTGTCATGAACGGTCAATGGTACGATGCCAACGTCAGCTTGCCCGGTTGCGACAAGAACATGCCTGGTGTTGCCATTGCTATGGGCCGTGTCAACCGTCCCAGCATCATGGTTTACGGTGGAACCATCAAGCCCGGCTGCACCAAGCAAGGCGATTCAATCGATATCATCTCTGCTTTCCAGGCCTACGGTCAATACCTCACAGGCGAGATCACTGAGGCGCAGCGATTCGACATTATTCGAAACGCCTGCCCTGGTGGTGGTGCCTGTGGTGGTATGTACACTGCCAACACCATGGCTACTGCCATTGAGACTCTGGGACTCACCCTTCctggcagcagcagcagccctGCTGAGGACCCCAGCAAGGTTGCTGAGTGTGAGGCTGTTGGACCTGCTATCCGCAACATCCTGAAGGAGGATATCCGACCTCGTGACATCATGACTCGCCAAGCCTTTGAGAATGCCATGATCGTCACCACCATCCTTGGTGGCAGCACCAACGCTGTCCTGCACCTTATTGCCATTGCCGACTCTGTCGGTATCAAGCTTGATATCGAGGATTTCCAAAAGGTTTCCGACCGTACTCCTTTCCTTGCCGACCTGAAGCCCTCCGGAAAGTGGGTCATGGCCGATATGCACAAGATTGGTGGTACTCCTGCTCTTCTCAAGTTCCTCCTAAAGGAGGGCATCATTGACGGCTCTGGTATTACTGTCACTGGTAAGACCATGAAGCAAAACGTCGAGGATTTGCCTGGATTCCCCGAGGATCAAACCATCATCCGCCCTCTGAGCAACCCCATCAAGCCTACCGGCCACATTCAGATCCTTCGCGGATCACTGGCTCCTGGTGGCTGTGTTGGTAAGATTACTGGTAAGGAGGGTCTTCGATTCGAGGGCAAGGCTCGTGTCTACGACTCGGAGCCCGCCTTCATCTCTAGCCTTGAGGCTggtgagatcaagaagggtgAGAAGACTGTCGTCATCATTCGATATGACGGACCCAAGGGTGGCCCCGGTATGCCCGAGATGCTGAAGCCTTCTTCTGCCATCATGGGTGCTGGCCTCGGGCAGGATGTCGCCCTTCTCACTGACGGTCGCTTCTCTGGTGGTTCCCACGGTTTCATTATTGGTCACATTGTCCCTGAGGCCATGGAGGGTGGCCCTATCGCCCTTGTCGAGGACGGTGACACCATCGTTATCGATGCCGAGTCTCGTGCTATCGACCTTGTTGTCCCCGAGGAGGAGGTCGCTCGCCGCCGCAAGGCTTGGAAGGCTCCCCCTCCCCGATACACCAAGGGTACTCTCAGCAAGTACGCTCAGCTGGTCAGGGACGCCAGTGAGGGCTGTGTCACCGACAGCGGACTCAAGAACTAA